In the genome of Cellvibrio sp. KY-YJ-3, one region contains:
- a CDS encoding YceD family protein yields MIKTPPNKVLPRQGDPRKFAQHGVVLEGCIAVSDLPRVTEATESTGGEIQVKLEFKISEEKKKVVVGTAHADLSLICQRCLEPVTVPVQSDISLGIVWDEEGANKLPPHFEPWIAAEGMADLYEMIEEELLLSLPAVAYHEEPCIDSKLYSSGKPVEVKREKNPFQVLEQLKSSPKP; encoded by the coding sequence ATGATTAAGACCCCTCCTAATAAAGTTCTGCCACGGCAGGGTGATCCTCGGAAATTCGCTCAACATGGCGTTGTTCTAGAGGGTTGCATTGCTGTTTCTGACCTGCCTCGCGTTACTGAGGCTACAGAAAGCACAGGTGGAGAGATTCAGGTAAAACTTGAATTTAAAATTAGCGAGGAGAAGAAAAAGGTTGTTGTTGGAACTGCGCATGCTGATTTATCGTTAATCTGTCAGCGTTGCTTGGAACCAGTAACAGTTCCTGTTCAAAGCGATATCTCACTCGGAATTGTATGGGACGAAGAAGGGGCAAATAAACTGCCACCACACTTTGAGCCTTGGATTGCGGCTGAGGGAATGGCAGATCTCTACGAGATGATCGAAGAGGAACTGCTGTTAAGTTTACCTGCCGTTGCTTATCACGAAGAACCTTGCATCGATAGCAAGCTTTATTCAAGTGGCAAACCGGTAGAGGTAAAAAGAGAGAAAAACCCATTTCAGGTGTTGGAACAATTAAAGAGCTCGCCGAAACCCTGA
- the rne gene encoding ribonuclease E yields MKRMLINATQPEELRVALVDGQWLYDLDIENRNREQKKSNIYKGRITRVEPSLEAAFVDYGAERHGFLPLKEISREYFTKNPGDSDGRIKIKDVLKEGTEVIVQIDKEERGNKGAALTTFISLAGRYLVLMPNNPRAGGISRRIEGEDRAELKDALGEVEVPNGMGVIIRTAGVGRSSEELQWDLNYLLQLWESIATAAKTSPAPAFLFQESNVIIRAIRDYLRQDVGEVIVDNQEAFDLAAGFIQQVMPNYRSKVKLYKDDIPLFNRYQIESQIETAFQREVKLPSGGSIVIDATEALVAIDINSSRATKGGDIEETALQTNLEAADEIARQLRLRDMGGLIVIDFIDMQPVRNQREVENRVRDALMMDRARVQIGRISRFGLMEMSRQRLRPSLGETHSKICPRCDGVGSIRGTRSLALSILRLVEDEAQKERSAEIRAICPVSVATYLLNEKRKTISSIEARNNTRVVIVPSAELMTPHFEVQRLRDDDEGTLETSYKIVAHTDEAKADEEDFKAKPINAPKPLVQPSSPSQPAPEPAKKPGLLSRLFSSIGNIFSGEKNEESKGKREHKRDGRRNPSRNNRRDGRNNRRDKDRKEDREILDNLEHRNAGEIKPAREQDKRDNNKDTDKREGITRESNGEQRRPRNNRDQQRDPAREQQAGDEEQRQPRNRNQRPERENRRPQIREEAVAASETVLIDTQDGLDEGDDQRPSKRPAGRRTRSQQRRRSRNHDTESSPISSDAEQTQANEPKVLSESAQLAQQISAAIAEHAQQKPQEPEGQTAATTDDDANIELPASTHQEATIAAPLKTAEQEVATIEKPQATIDSAPLDIEETGETPDAAIKQKTAPEGETNANEAETQIAAQAENTATPIRASNDPRKAPKPVAQVNIITETIEAPISRALDTSLPPSVDHNPRPLNRPSNDPRLNKRNNSEQ; encoded by the coding sequence ATGAAAAGAATGCTCATCAATGCAACTCAACCCGAAGAGTTGCGCGTAGCGCTGGTAGATGGCCAATGGCTTTATGATCTGGACATCGAAAACCGCAACCGCGAACAAAAAAAATCCAACATTTATAAAGGGCGCATCACCCGCGTAGAGCCAAGCCTCGAAGCAGCTTTTGTTGACTACGGCGCGGAACGCCATGGTTTCCTGCCACTAAAAGAAATCTCCCGCGAATATTTCACCAAAAATCCCGGCGACTCAGATGGTCGCATCAAAATTAAAGATGTGCTGAAAGAAGGCACTGAAGTTATTGTGCAAATCGATAAAGAAGAGCGCGGCAATAAAGGCGCCGCCCTCACCACCTTTATCAGCCTCGCCGGCCGCTATCTGGTATTGATGCCCAACAACCCAAGAGCTGGTGGTATTTCACGCCGTATTGAAGGTGAAGATCGCGCCGAATTGAAAGATGCACTTGGCGAAGTAGAAGTGCCTAACGGCATGGGCGTAATCATCCGTACCGCCGGTGTGGGCCGCAGCTCTGAAGAATTACAGTGGGACCTCAATTACCTGCTTCAATTGTGGGAGTCCATAGCAACAGCCGCAAAAACCTCCCCTGCCCCAGCTTTTTTGTTTCAGGAAAGTAACGTTATTATCCGCGCAATCCGCGATTACTTACGCCAGGACGTCGGTGAAGTAATTGTCGACAATCAAGAAGCATTTGACCTTGCAGCAGGATTCATTCAACAGGTAATGCCGAATTATCGCAGCAAAGTAAAGCTGTACAAAGATGATATCCCCCTATTCAATCGCTACCAGATTGAATCTCAAATTGAGACCGCCTTTCAACGCGAAGTTAAATTGCCATCTGGCGGTTCGATTGTTATCGATGCAACAGAAGCGCTTGTTGCCATCGACATCAACTCCTCGCGCGCCACAAAAGGCGGCGACATCGAAGAAACCGCACTGCAAACCAATCTGGAAGCAGCAGATGAAATCGCACGCCAGTTGCGCTTACGCGACATGGGCGGCCTGATTGTTATCGACTTCATCGATATGCAACCCGTGCGTAATCAGCGCGAAGTTGAAAACCGTGTACGCGATGCCCTGATGATGGATAGAGCACGCGTACAAATTGGTCGCATTTCACGCTTTGGCCTGATGGAAATGTCTCGACAACGCCTGCGCCCATCACTCGGCGAAACTCACTCAAAAATTTGCCCTCGCTGTGATGGCGTAGGCAGCATTCGCGGCACCCGCTCACTTGCGCTATCAATCCTTCGCTTAGTGGAAGATGAAGCACAAAAAGAACGTAGCGCAGAAATTCGTGCTATCTGCCCTGTATCAGTTGCCACATATCTATTGAATGAAAAACGAAAAACCATCTCCAGTATTGAAGCGCGCAACAATACCCGTGTTGTGATAGTGCCAAGCGCTGAATTGATGACACCACATTTTGAAGTCCAACGCCTGCGCGACGACGACGAAGGAACCTTGGAAACAAGCTATAAAATAGTTGCGCACACTGACGAAGCAAAAGCCGACGAAGAAGACTTTAAGGCAAAACCCATTAATGCGCCCAAACCCTTAGTACAGCCGAGCAGCCCAAGTCAGCCAGCACCGGAGCCAGCCAAAAAACCAGGCCTTTTGTCACGTTTGTTTAGCTCAATTGGCAACATTTTTAGCGGCGAGAAAAATGAAGAAAGCAAAGGAAAGCGCGAGCACAAGCGCGATGGCCGTCGAAACCCCAGCCGAAATAATCGTCGCGATGGCCGTAACAACCGCCGCGATAAAGACCGCAAAGAAGACCGCGAGATCTTGGACAATCTGGAACACCGCAACGCCGGCGAAATAAAACCAGCGCGCGAGCAAGATAAGCGCGACAACAACAAAGACACCGATAAGCGTGAGGGTATTACTCGGGAGTCAAATGGCGAACAACGTCGCCCACGCAATAATCGCGATCAACAGCGCGATCCAGCACGTGAACAACAAGCTGGTGATGAAGAGCAGCGCCAACCACGCAACCGCAATCAGCGCCCGGAGCGGGAGAATCGTCGCCCACAGATTCGCGAGGAGGCTGTAGCCGCAAGCGAGACCGTACTTATAGACACTCAAGATGGCTTGGATGAAGGCGATGATCAGCGCCCCTCAAAGCGTCCGGCTGGACGTCGAACTCGCTCCCAGCAACGTCGGCGCTCACGCAACCATGACACCGAAAGCTCACCAATCAGTTCAGATGCAGAGCAAACTCAAGCAAACGAACCGAAGGTATTAAGTGAATCAGCTCAACTGGCACAGCAGATATCCGCAGCTATCGCCGAACACGCACAGCAGAAGCCCCAAGAGCCTGAAGGGCAAACAGCGGCTACAACTGATGACGATGCAAACATTGAATTGCCAGCATCAACACATCAGGAGGCAACTATTGCAGCTCCACTTAAAACTGCGGAGCAAGAAGTAGCTACAATTGAGAAACCTCAAGCAACAATTGATAGCGCACCTCTTGATATTGAAGAAACCGGAGAAACTCCCGACGCAGCAATCAAACAAAAAACTGCTCCCGAAGGCGAAACAAATGCCAACGAAGCAGAGACACAGATTGCAGCTCAAGCCGAAAATACTGCAACCCCAATTCGCGCAAGCAATGACCCAAGAAAAGCACCGAAACCAGTTGCTCAGGTTAATATTATTACCGAAACAATTGAGGCACCAATTTCACGTGCATTGGACACTAGCCTGCCCCCGAGCGTGGATCATAATCCCCGACCACTAAACAGACCCTCAAATGACCCAAGATTGAATAAACGCAACAACTCGGAACAATAA
- a CDS encoding Bax inhibitor-1/YccA family protein — MQEVYSTKASHSVSQVESSKVLRNTYMLLGMTLAFSAVTAAISMAAGLGHGAGLIMSLVAMGLIWFVLPRTANSSTGLLVVFAFTGLIGAGLGPILNKYLSMTNGSTIIMQALGGTAVVFVSLSAYVLTTRKNFNFLGGFVAVGMILMLVIMLFLIGASFFGYQFSGLHLAFSAGIVLLMSALILYQTSEIIHGGESNYILATTSLYLSIINLFTSLLHLLGISSDE; from the coding sequence ATGCAAGAAGTTTATAGCACCAAAGCAAGTCACTCGGTAAGCCAAGTAGAATCAAGTAAAGTGTTGCGCAATACTTACATGCTTCTTGGCATGACATTGGCTTTTAGCGCGGTTACCGCTGCAATCTCAATGGCAGCAGGACTTGGGCATGGCGCAGGACTTATCATGAGCCTTGTAGCAATGGGGCTAATTTGGTTCGTATTACCAAGAACAGCCAATTCCTCAACAGGTCTTCTGGTGGTATTTGCTTTTACTGGATTGATAGGCGCCGGTCTCGGCCCAATATTAAATAAATACCTAAGTATGACCAACGGTTCGACAATCATAATGCAAGCTCTCGGAGGCACAGCAGTTGTATTTGTTAGCCTTTCAGCCTATGTATTGACCACACGTAAAAACTTTAATTTCCTCGGCGGATTTGTTGCCGTTGGCATGATATTGATGTTAGTTATTATGCTATTCCTGATTGGAGCCTCATTTTTTGGCTACCAGTTTTCAGGTCTACACTTGGCATTCTCAGCAGGCATTGTTCTTTTAATGTCAGCATTAATCCTTTATCAAACAAGCGAAATTATTCATGGCGGAGAGAGCAACTATATTCTCGCCACAACCAGTCTGTACTTGTCGATCATTAACTTATTTACCAGCTTATTACATCTTCTCGGTATATCTAGCGACGAGTAA
- the rpmF gene encoding 50S ribosomal protein L32: MAVQQNKKSRSKRDMRRSHDALTGPTLSVDATSGEKHLRHHVTADGFYRGRKVIDKGNDE; encoded by the coding sequence ATGGCAGTTCAACAAAACAAAAAATCTCGTTCAAAGCGCGACATGCGTCGTTCACACGATGCCTTGACTGGCCCAACCTTGTCAGTTGACGCTACCAGCGGTGAGAAACACCTGCGTCACCACGTGACTGCTGACGGTTTCTATCGCGGCCGTAAAGTGATTGATAAAGGCAACGACGAGTAG
- a CDS encoding HAD-IA family hydrolase, with translation MLFIFDWDGTLSDSKAKITKAMQLAAQDMGWVPLADHHIHNIIGLGLPEAIHRLYPEVDLPGRQRLRDAYATHFLSLDEARPSDFFPGVMDTLHRLKADGHTLTIATGKSRKGLDRIFGVLGVADFFHATRCADETASKPDPLMLEELLNEFGVAAGAAVMIGDTEYDMEMARRIHMPRIAVSYGAHHIDRLHSYQPELCLNRFDQLLAWEKLVG, from the coding sequence TTGCTGTTTATTTTTGATTGGGATGGCACCCTTAGTGATTCAAAAGCCAAAATTACCAAAGCTATGCAGCTTGCTGCGCAGGATATGGGGTGGGTGCCGCTAGCTGATCACCATATCCATAATATTATTGGGCTGGGATTGCCGGAAGCCATTCATCGCTTGTATCCCGAAGTTGATTTGCCTGGGCGTCAGCGTTTGCGCGATGCCTATGCGACCCATTTTTTATCACTTGATGAGGCTCGTCCATCCGATTTTTTCCCTGGGGTGATGGATACTCTGCATCGTCTTAAGGCTGATGGACATACATTGACTATTGCCACGGGAAAAAGCCGTAAGGGATTGGATCGCATCTTTGGTGTTCTGGGTGTGGCTGATTTTTTTCATGCTACCCGCTGCGCCGACGAGACAGCCTCCAAGCCTGATCCTTTAATGCTGGAAGAGCTGCTGAATGAGTTTGGTGTGGCAGCGGGCGCGGCGGTGATGATAGGTGATACTGAATACGATATGGAAATGGCGCGTCGCATTCATATGCCCCGTATTGCGGTCAGCTACGGTGCGCATCATATTGACCGCTTGCACAGCTATCAGCCTGAGCTGTGTTTAAATCGGTTTGATCAATTGCTTGCGTGGGAAAAACTGGTTGGCTGA
- a CDS encoding nucleoside triphosphate pyrophosphatase: MTYPKILLASSSIYRRQLLQKLRLTFDWASPDIDESHQPGESPAQLVCRLAETKARHLASTYPNHLIIGSDQVATIDNRILGKPYTHSNAVIQLRNFRQREVTFLTGLCLLNPTTNRTQTSVETYKVRFRNLSDEQIENYLQREQPYDCAGSFKSEGLGICLFEQLAGDDPNTLTGLPLIALTQMLAKEGVDPLNQPTSFSHASN, from the coding sequence ATGACATACCCAAAGATACTGCTCGCATCAAGCTCCATCTATCGCCGTCAGTTATTACAAAAACTGAGGCTAACCTTCGACTGGGCAAGCCCGGATATAGATGAAAGCCACCAACCAGGAGAAAGCCCCGCGCAACTAGTGTGCAGGCTCGCTGAAACCAAAGCTCGCCACCTTGCCAGCACCTATCCAAACCACTTGATTATCGGATCGGATCAAGTAGCAACAATCGACAACCGCATCCTCGGCAAACCCTATACCCATTCAAATGCGGTTATCCAACTCAGAAATTTTCGCCAACGCGAAGTCACCTTTTTGACGGGCCTGTGCCTACTCAACCCAACAACAAACCGCACCCAAACTAGTGTTGAAACCTATAAAGTCCGGTTTCGCAACTTGTCTGATGAGCAAATAGAAAACTACCTGCAGCGCGAGCAACCCTACGATTGCGCCGGCAGTTTTAAATCGGAAGGATTAGGGATTTGCTTGTTTGAACAACTTGCAGGTGATGACCCAAATACACTGACAGGCCTGCCACTGATTGCCCTCACCCAAATGCTTGCCAAAGAAGGAGTGGATCCACTCAATCAGCCAACCAGTTTTTCCCACGCAAGCAATTGA
- the fabD gene encoding ACP S-malonyltransferase → MTTQHLAFVFPGQGSQKIGMLAELAAEFPVVQKTFAEASEVLGYDLWALVQTGAQEDINLTERTQPLLLAASVAVYRVWQQKSGAQPAFMAGHSLGEWSALVCAGVVAFKDAVKLVQQRGKFMQEAVPAGQGAMAAIIGLDDALIVDACKKAEQGEVVSAVNFNSPGQVVIAGAVAAVERASILCKEAGAKRALPLPVSAPFHTELMRPAAERLAEQITATSFTIPTIPVVHNVTAEVEMNPEKIKALMIEQIFSPVRWVECVNTLASKGVSLTLECGPGRVLSGLNKRINSELSTVSVEKPEELSVALAMIE, encoded by the coding sequence ATGACTACTCAACATCTTGCTTTTGTTTTTCCTGGTCAAGGATCTCAAAAAATTGGCATGCTGGCTGAATTGGCTGCAGAGTTCCCAGTAGTGCAGAAAACGTTCGCTGAGGCTTCTGAGGTATTGGGATATGACTTGTGGGCATTGGTGCAAACTGGTGCACAAGAAGACATTAATTTAACTGAGCGTACGCAACCTTTATTGTTGGCAGCAAGTGTCGCTGTATATCGGGTTTGGCAACAAAAGAGCGGCGCTCAACCTGCATTTATGGCGGGACATAGTTTGGGTGAGTGGTCTGCACTGGTATGTGCCGGGGTAGTTGCATTTAAAGATGCGGTTAAGCTTGTGCAGCAGCGCGGTAAGTTTATGCAGGAAGCTGTTCCCGCGGGGCAAGGGGCTATGGCGGCCATTATCGGGCTGGATGATGCGCTCATTGTTGACGCTTGTAAAAAAGCAGAGCAGGGTGAAGTCGTTTCTGCGGTGAACTTTAACTCGCCGGGTCAGGTGGTTATTGCAGGCGCCGTTGCGGCTGTTGAGCGCGCGAGCATATTGTGTAAAGAGGCGGGTGCGAAGCGTGCTTTGCCTTTGCCTGTAAGTGCACCGTTTCATACGGAGTTGATGCGTCCTGCCGCGGAACGTTTGGCTGAACAAATTACTGCCACTAGTTTTACTATTCCAACTATTCCTGTTGTTCATAACGTTACAGCAGAGGTTGAAATGAATCCGGAAAAAATTAAAGCATTAATGATTGAGCAAATCTTTAGTCCTGTTCGTTGGGTGGAGTGCGTTAATACACTTGCATCCAAAGGGGTTTCGCTGACACTAGAGTGCGGCCCAGGCAGGGTATTATCTGGTCTAAATAAGCGTATCAATTCAGAGCTAAGCACGGTCTCCGTCGAAAAGCCTGAAGAATTGAGTGTCGCACTGGCGATGATTGAATAA
- the plsX gene encoding phosphate acyltransferase PlsX, producing the protein MSARIRIAIDAMSGDLGPRVAISAAQLFVAQYPDVDLLLVGNESLLLPSVSKHKSYSARLSVLHAAEVVAMSDDPLFALRHKKGSSMWLSLEQLRGGKVDACVSAGNTGALLAMSKFLVKTFPGVDRPAICKPMPVDMGLTYMLDLGANINCTAGQLHQFAQMGNVLSKAGGVVSPRVALLNIGSEEQKGTEVLQLARQLMINDSRINYSGFVEASAIFSGVVDVIVCDGFHGNIALKASEGVARFAQEKMFKIAHKNALNKFLSTLAWPLLRQMRRELDPSSYNGASLLGLQKPVIKSHGNANINAFLQALIVAREQVVRQIPLLIQKEFQLN; encoded by the coding sequence TTGTCGGCAAGAATTCGAATAGCGATTGACGCTATGAGCGGGGACTTAGGTCCCCGCGTTGCTATTTCTGCAGCACAACTTTTTGTGGCTCAGTACCCCGATGTAGATTTGTTGCTTGTCGGTAATGAATCACTGCTCCTTCCTTCTGTTTCAAAACATAAAAGCTATAGTGCTCGCTTATCGGTGCTTCATGCTGCCGAGGTTGTTGCTATGAGCGATGATCCCTTGTTTGCATTGCGCCATAAGAAAGGCTCATCAATGTGGCTATCTTTAGAGCAGTTGCGTGGCGGTAAGGTTGATGCCTGCGTCAGCGCAGGCAACACCGGTGCATTGCTGGCGATGAGTAAGTTTCTGGTAAAAACATTTCCTGGGGTGGATCGTCCAGCAATTTGTAAGCCTATGCCGGTTGATATGGGCTTAACCTATATGCTGGATCTCGGTGCCAATATTAATTGCACTGCGGGGCAGTTGCATCAGTTTGCGCAAATGGGAAATGTGTTATCCAAAGCGGGTGGTGTTGTGTCGCCACGTGTTGCATTGCTTAATATCGGTTCGGAAGAGCAGAAAGGTACTGAGGTATTGCAACTGGCGCGGCAGCTTATGATTAATGATTCGCGTATAAATTATTCAGGGTTTGTAGAGGCGAGTGCAATTTTTTCTGGTGTGGTCGATGTGATTGTTTGTGATGGCTTTCATGGCAATATCGCACTCAAAGCCAGTGAGGGAGTTGCGCGATTTGCCCAGGAAAAAATGTTTAAAATTGCACATAAAAATGCGCTGAATAAATTTTTATCGACTCTTGCGTGGCCGCTACTGCGCCAAATGCGACGAGAATTAGACCCCTCCTCATACAATGGTGCTAGTCTTTTGGGGTTGCAAAAGCCCGTAATAAAAAGTCACGGCAATGCAAATATAAATGCTTTTTTGCAGGCGTTAATTGTTGCTCGTGAACAGGTTGTCCGGCAAATTCCTCTATTAATTCAAAAAGAATTTCAACTCAATTAA
- a CDS encoding TusE/DsrC/DsvC family sulfur relay protein has protein sequence MHITVDGNQIALDKDGYLISLNDWTPAVAIQLALQEKIALTDAHWEIITLLQSFYQEYQISPAMRALVKYTEKNLGIDKGKSIYLLGLFPPSPAKIASKIAGLPRPTNCL, from the coding sequence ATGCACATAACAGTAGATGGTAACCAGATAGCGCTTGATAAAGATGGCTATCTAATCAGTTTGAATGACTGGACTCCAGCTGTTGCAATCCAGCTAGCACTACAAGAAAAAATTGCACTCACAGATGCACACTGGGAAATAATCACTCTGCTGCAATCTTTTTATCAAGAGTATCAAATCTCTCCCGCAATGAGAGCCCTTGTAAAATATACAGAAAAAAATCTGGGCATAGACAAGGGCAAGAGCATTTATTTGCTTGGTCTGTTTCCGCCCAGCCCCGCAAAAATCGCAAGCAAAATTGCCGGCTTACCTCGACCAACCAATTGCCTGTAA
- the tusC gene encoding sulfurtransferase complex subunit TusC — protein sequence MKKKLLVISRRAPYGTSLAREALDVTLAASVYDQDIGMLFMDDGVFQLIKNQNPEEITQKNLSATLSALSLYGVDNIYAHKDSLEDRDLKINELIWDDIKILTSEDVKNLLDQQDHLLSF from the coding sequence ATGAAAAAAAAATTACTGGTTATCAGTCGTCGCGCACCCTATGGCACCAGTCTGGCCCGTGAGGCACTTGATGTGACCCTCGCCGCATCCGTTTATGATCAAGATATTGGCATGTTGTTTATGGATGATGGAGTATTTCAACTTATTAAAAATCAAAACCCGGAAGAAATCACTCAAAAAAATCTTTCGGCCACACTTTCCGCCTTATCACTTTACGGTGTTGATAATATTTATGCACATAAGGATTCATTAGAAGATCGAGATCTTAAAATCAATGAACTTATTTGGGATGACATCAAAATCTTGACAAGCGAAGATGTAAAAAACCTATTAGACCAACAAGATCATCTACTGAGTTTTTAG
- the rluC gene encoding 23S rRNA pseudouridine(955/2504/2580) synthase RluC, which yields MKISTENTVQAVENSSFAQVMIISIDEDQAGQRLDNFLIARLKGVPKSKIYNVIRKGEVRVNKGRIKPEYKLMAGDSIRVPPIRTAEAGTEAKASHQMMSLLSRSILFEDDGLLVINKPPGLAVHGGSGITLGLIETLRQMRPEARHLELVHRLDRDTSGCIMVAKKRSYLRHLQAALREKSAGAGGITKVYQALVIGDWPKRVHQVNAPLLKTEVAGGERVVRIHSEGKPSLTEFKLLQRFDGFSLIEARPITGRTHQIRVHAQYTGCALVGDEKYGNDEVNEAMRGQGIKRLFLHASSLSFYLPESDVITRVDAPLPPDLAIPLGKLPAAS from the coding sequence ATGAAAATATCCACTGAAAATACTGTTCAAGCTGTAGAAAACTCTTCCTTCGCTCAGGTGATGATCATTTCTATCGATGAAGATCAGGCGGGCCAGCGGCTCGATAACTTCTTGATCGCGCGCCTTAAGGGGGTGCCTAAATCGAAAATTTACAATGTGATTCGCAAGGGTGAGGTGCGAGTTAATAAAGGAAGGATAAAGCCTGAGTATAAATTAATGGCGGGTGACTCGATCAGGGTTCCTCCGATCAGGACTGCTGAAGCTGGGACAGAGGCGAAAGCTAGCCATCAAATGATGTCGCTGTTATCCAGGTCAATTTTGTTTGAGGATGATGGCTTATTGGTTATTAATAAGCCGCCCGGCTTGGCGGTGCACGGCGGTAGCGGTATTACGCTCGGTTTGATTGAAACTCTGCGTCAAATGCGCCCTGAGGCGCGTCATCTGGAGTTAGTGCATCGCCTTGATCGCGATACATCAGGTTGCATTATGGTGGCTAAAAAGCGCAGCTATTTGCGTCATTTGCAAGCTGCCTTGCGTGAAAAGTCCGCGGGTGCTGGCGGTATTACCAAGGTGTATCAAGCGTTGGTGATTGGTGATTGGCCCAAGCGTGTCCATCAAGTTAATGCTCCTTTGTTAAAAACCGAAGTGGCGGGTGGTGAGCGGGTGGTGCGTATTCACTCTGAGGGTAAGCCCAGCTTGACTGAGTTTAAGCTGTTGCAGCGTTTTGATGGTTTTAGTTTGATTGAGGCGCGGCCGATTACTGGTCGGACCCATCAAATTCGGGTGCATGCACAGTATACGGGTTGTGCGCTGGTGGGGGATGAAAAGTATGGTAATGATGAGGTCAACGAAGCAATGCGCGGGCAGGGTATAAAGCGCTTATTTTTGCATGCTTCTTCGCTCTCATTTTATTTGCCTGAGTCTGACGTGATTACTCGCGTCGATGCTCCTTTGCCGCCTGATTTGGCCATCCCTTTGGGAAAATTGCCTGCTGCTAGCTAG
- the tusD gene encoding sulfurtransferase complex subunit TusD, producing the protein MIFSLAVYAPPYSSQASHTAYEFAKALLHKGHTLHRIFFYHDGVHNASSLGTPPQDEFDLYQAWHNLAQQYDLVICIAAALKRGILNSEEALRYNKPAHNINNSYSISGLGQLVDATITSDRVITFG; encoded by the coding sequence ATGATTTTTTCCCTAGCTGTATACGCCCCACCTTACTCATCGCAGGCCAGTCATACAGCCTACGAGTTTGCAAAAGCACTTCTCCACAAAGGCCACACACTGCACAGAATTTTCTTTTATCACGATGGTGTGCACAATGCATCTTCATTAGGAACACCACCTCAGGATGAATTTGACCTATACCAAGCATGGCACAACCTCGCCCAACAATATGACTTGGTTATTTGTATAGCTGCCGCCCTAAAACGAGGAATATTGAATAGCGAAGAAGCTTTGCGTTATAACAAGCCAGCACACAACATAAACAATAGTTATTCAATTAGCGGATTAGGACAACTGGTAGACGCCACAATAACATCTGATCGCGTTATTACTTTTGGGTAA
- the tusB gene encoding sulfurtransferase complex subunit TusB — protein sequence MSTLHTINKSPYSNSSLSSCIKVCSTSDAILLLEDGVFGAIKSAPDSVQLQELILLGVRVFAISADVKARGLTEKLMTSVELIDYDSFVQLTIEHRCVQSWY from the coding sequence ATGAGTACGCTGCACACAATCAATAAATCCCCTTATTCAAATAGCTCCCTATCATCTTGCATAAAGGTATGCTCAACATCTGATGCAATTTTATTGTTAGAGGATGGGGTATTTGGCGCAATTAAATCAGCACCAGACTCCGTACAACTACAAGAGTTAATTCTCTTGGGAGTCCGCGTATTTGCAATTAGCGCTGATGTTAAAGCTCGTGGATTAACAGAAAAACTGATGACATCCGTTGAACTGATTGATTACGACAGTTTTGTTCAACTAACCATCGAACACCGCTGCGTTCAGAGCTGGTATTGA